In Gorilla gorilla gorilla isolate KB3781 chromosome 16, NHGRI_mGorGor1-v2.1_pri, whole genome shotgun sequence, the genomic window acacacaaacacacacgtggGTTCACACACACAGCAGCCAGACATGCAGCTGgtcacatttttttgttttttgagacagggtctcactctgtcacccaggctggagtgcagtggtacaatcacagttccctgaagcctcaacttcccaggctcaagggatcctcctacctcagcctcccaagtagctgggaccacaggcatgtgccaccaggcccggctaatttttaaattttttgtgtagagatggggtttcactgggttgCCCCGGCTGCTGGTCACATGTTAATGACCACCCCACACACTGTTGCAGGGGGTCGGTCACACAGCTTGAGATGCACTCCCTCAGGGAGGTGCATAATCACATGTCCCCAGACTCAGTGACACAGACACACGAGTTCATCATATGCTGACGCggtcacacatgtacacatgcgcgtgtgcacacgcacacacacaggtcCCCCTGCTCAGGATCTGTCAGGCCTGCGGCTGGTTTGCAGGCAgcacctccccagcccctgctaTTACCACCCAGGACCATCAGAGGGcgccccgccccacccctccTGGAGGCACAGCCGCCTTCAGCTCAGGCCCTACAGAGCTCACGCCCCAAAGGCCACACGGGCTCCCTCACCTGATGGGCCAGCCACAAGAGGCCAAACCACCCCCCAAACTCACATTCCTGTTCTATGCATTTGCCCGGaatgttccttctgcctggaataccACTCCCCATTCTCTGCCCCCGATGGCCTGTGCTCTTCAGAGCCCGGCCCAAACGCTGCCTCCTCCCGCGAGGCCTTCCTGACTCCAGATCTGCTGGCTTGCTGTCGGCCCCAAGCTCCAGACATGCAGACCAGAAGGGTCTCCAAAATGAGCAGTGTAGGAGAGTAAGGCCGAGAGCGGGCAAGGACTGGCCTGAGGTCACACGGCAAGTCAGTGAGCCTGCTGGAGGGCCCGTGGTTGCTCTGTGGGGTTCCTGGGTGGGCAGAAGCCACCCAGGTCTGGGCTCTGAGAAAAGAGTGGGGGACACGGGGGTCTGAGGAGTAGCGGCCTGTCTCCACGGTCAGCAATCCCCAAAGCTCAGGACCCGTGATGTCCTCCCAGGGAACTGACTGCAATGGAGATTCTCGGGCTCCACGTCAGAGATTCTGTAGGGCTGGGTGGGGTCCAGGAATCTGCATGCTCAGCCATGTCATGGACACGAGTGGACACAACCTCTGGAGGCGCACACAACACCCAGGAGGATGGGTGTATAGCAAGCTCCCCAGAAACTCCTGGGAGCACAACATATACGGGAGCACATCTGAGGCACGTGCACACATGTAACCTGGAGCCACCACAGCCACAGCCCAAGTCACATGTGTTCCTGGCATGGAGGCTGGCAGGAGGCCCTCTACCTGGCCCACACCCCCGCTCACCACCTCCAACTCCTCACCTCCAGCTGGTCCCTTCTGATCTCAGCTGCCTCTCCCTGGAAGACGTAGATCTTCTTGTGCCGGACCAGCTTCAGCGGGGCCAGTGGGCCCTCTAGGGCAATGGTCACTTGTAGGGTGGCATCCGTGTGCACTGGCCCTGCTTCCACGGAGAAGGCCAGGGTGTCGCGGGGGCTGAGGCTGCCATTGTGGCTATAGAGAACGGCCCCATCCAGCAGGTCCTGCTGGGAGAAGGCTGTGGCTGGCTGACCAGCCCGGACTAGCTGTCCCCAGCGAGGGCCAGCTGTGATGTGGTAGTGGACCTCATCCCCACTGCGGATGTCGAGGTTGGTGTCCAGGTGGAGCACGGCCGTGTCGATGGTGCCCTGGCCTCCTTGAGGGACCACAAGGCTGGAGCCGTTGGCCACACGGAGGTAGGGTTCCGAGGCCTGCACCTCCAGCAGCGCAGTGGCCTGGTGTTGCCCGTCAGACACCTGCAGCTGGATCCAGCCACGGTCGGCCCCTGAGTGCACGAACAGTACTCGCCTCTTCCTGAGGTCCTCCTGGGTGAAGCGGTAGATGGGCCGCGTGGGCTCATCTACGGCCACGATACTGCCAAAGAGGAGGTCCTTGCGGGTGAGCACCAGCTGGGCGTCAGCAAAGCCCGAGTCAGCATCACTGAAGGCCACGTCGTCTGTAGTCAGCAGCCGCCGCCCACCCCGGGCCACATGGAAGATCCGGCTGATGGTCTGCACAGGGGCGTGGTCATTCACGGGCTGGATGGCCACTCGGAAGACACCCCGTACCTCCTCCCAGGCCATGTCACCACTGCTCTCGCCCTGGCGGGTAGCAACAAATGGGATATCATCTTCTGTGGTCTCGGAGTCATCATGCTGGTAGACCAGCCGGCCACGCAACAGGTCTTCATTGGTGAAGGATGTCACCATAGTGGTCTTGTCCTGTGTCCCAAGCCAAGCCAACCTCCCATGGCGGGGCCGCTCCATGACCTCATAGAGGTAGCTGGCACTGTTGAGACTCTTGACAAAGAGGTGGTCAGCAGAGAGGACACCCTCACCACCCTCAGGCACCACGAGGAGGACATTGGTGAGGACAGGCGCATCTGGGTCACCACCAATGTGGATGGGGAAGCTATAGAGCGGGGAGAAATATGGTGGAGCTGTGACACGGAAACGGAAGGTGTCCTCGACTGCCTCTGAGGCACGTGCTGTGGCCCCATAGGTCACCCGGCCAGCCTGTATGTCATCCTGGGTGAAGCCCTGGCCATCTGACAGCCTCGTGCCCTGTAGTTGAAGGTTGCCTTTCCTGGGAGCCTGAACCACCTCATAATGGAAGGTTGGGGGGCTTGGGCCTGCCTCCTCCAGGGTGGCCTCCAGGTGGGCTGTGGTGAGGGTCTCCTGCTGGGTGTTCTGAGTGTGCAGTGGCTCCAGCCGCAGCATCCACACGGTGGCTCTCTGGATGGTCACTGGGAAGGACAGATTGCTCAGGATCTCCTGGCCCACCTGCACCTCCAGGGCCAGGTTCTCCATGGTGTCGTCAGTGTGGTGCTGTGGGTCGGTGCTCAGGTACCTCACGCGGCCCTGCTCCACATCCCGCTGGTGGAACGCCTGTGTGGCCCACCACtcagcaccctccaccccacctgCCCCCTGCTTCTGCAGCTCCCCAAACTGCAGGGCCCCAGTGATGCGGAACAGCACGCTCACATCCTGCCCCACGGCATTGGTCTCCACCGACAGGTTGGCGGGCAAGATGGGCATGGCAGAGCCTTGGGCCAGGCGCAACCCTGTGCTGCGGTGGATCTGTATGGCCGGCCGGATGGCCACCACCTTCAGCGTGGCCGGGGGGCTGGCCTGCAGTCCATCGCTGACCCGGAACGTCAAGTCCTGTGCAGGGCCACCGCGGTGGACATAGACTAGGCTGCCGGCCTCCAACTCCCGGCAGGAGAACTCGGTCGCCggctccccaggctggtctcggcgCTCCACGGGGAGGCCAGAGGAGGTGCCAAGGACCTGGAAGGTGAGGCCCTCACAGGTAGAGTCCGGGTCATAGGCCTGGAAAACCTCGGGCCCCAGTGGCTTCTGCGTGTGTTCCAGGATCACCATGAGGCTGCCATGTGGGAAGATGATGTGGGGTGGGTCATTGACAGGGTTGACCTGGATGGGCAGGAGGTATGTTTGGCCCCTCCGCAGGCATGAGGGCATGGACACCCGAGCTGTCACCGACACCTCCAGCACCAGCTGGTCGGAGGTGTCCTCAGAGCCATCGTGGATGAAGCGGGCCTTGCGGTTCACCACGTCCAGGAGAGTGAACATTTTTCGTGCCTGGGCTCCCGGGATGTCCAGCTCGAGCTCGCCATGGCGTGCCCCTCGGGTCACGCTGAACAGCACCTGGGATTTGCGCAGCTCAGCCTCCATCAGGTCCAGCGTGGGCTGCACATGCCTCCACTCAAGCCAGGCTGTGCCCCCCTCGGCCACCACCAGTGGGCTGATAGTCAGCAGCTGTGTGAAATTGGCAAAGACAGGAGGCAGCCCTGGCTCAGGCACGCATGGCTCAGGCAGCTCCATGGCTGGCCAAGCCTCAGGGGCCAGGGTGGAGAAAGCTTCATAATGTCCATAGGCATCATCCTCatactcctcctcctccagcctgcAGCCGGCCGCCATGTTGCGCGTCAGCAAAGCTTCCCGCAGCCCCCGCCTCTGGCCATTGACACTGAGGTCTTCCATGCAGCCCAGCAGGGAGGCATTGGTGGCCTCTGGTGTCAGGCCCAGGCGGTGTTCCTGGAGGTGACGAGAGGCCTCTGCATCCAGCCCCCCGAGAAGGAGACTGCCCCGTGGCTCCAGGTAGCTGAGGACTCCTCGGTTCGAAGTATGCGTAGGGTACTGGTCCACGGAGATTTCCAGCCGGTGAGCATTGATGTGGACACTGACCTCATGGGGCTGCCCATCGGCCACAGGCACACTGTTGTGGAGCAATACGGTACCCTGGCCCTTCTCCACCACAGCCCGCAGGTGGCCCTCAAATATGTCCACAAAGATGAAGTCCCCACGCCGGCCCCCTGCCTGGAAGGCCAAGGGTGCCTGCCGGCTCTGTGTGGTGAGTGTAAACTCTAGGGTTCCTTCGTCCTGAGTGCCCCAGGCAGGGAAGGAAGCCAGAGAGTGGGGCCCAGAGAAGCCCAGGGCCACATCATCACTGGCAGAAAACTCTTCAGCACAGCCCTCATGCACATCGGGGGTCAGAGGCCGGAGGAGGCTGCGGCCATTGAGGGTGGCCGCATGGAGGCAACCCCTCAGGGGTCGGCTGGTTCCCCTCAGGTAGGGCAGGCCAAGGGTCCCAGTGCCCCCAACAAAGAGCCCATAGGGGACCTCTAGGGGGGCTCCTGGGACTGCTGAGGAGGCGTTCAGAAACCCATCGACTGACAACGTGGCCCAGCCCTCTACGACAGTCAGCACCACAGTGTGGGGGATGGAGTCACTCAGCAGCGTCTCTGCTGGAGTCTGCAGCCTCAGCTCCTCCTGGCCCAGAACAAGTCTGACCTGAAGAGAGATGGCGAGTGGGAGATAGTGGACAGCACTTTGGATCCATCATTTCCCTTATAAAAGCATAGAGCCGGGCGTGATtgcagtggtggctcatgcctgtaatcctagcactttgggaggccaaggcaggcggatcacctgaggttgggagtttgagaccagcctggccaacatggagaaaccctgtctctactaaaaacacaaaattagctgggcatggtggcgcatgcctgtaatcccagctactttggaggctgtggcaggagaattgcttgaactcgggaggtggaggttgcagtgagctgagatcatgccattgcactccagcctgggcagcaagagcgaaactctgtctcaaaaaacaaacaaaaaaaagcatagTGAGTTCCCCACACTTGGGGCCCCAGAGTGGAAAACCTAGGACAAGGGCCTCTGGTGCCACTCCTCTTGCCGTCCTGCCATCTCTTTATTCATCCTCCAAACACTCACCAAAGGAAACTCTGGGCCAGGGCTGGATGGGCTCTGGGGACCCTGATGTGAATCAGATGTGGTCCTTGCCCACAAGGAACTGA contains:
- the CSPG4 gene encoding chondroitin sulfate proteoglycan 4 produces the protein MQSGPRPPLPAPGLALALTLTMLARLASAASFFGENHLEVPVATAVTNIDLQLQFSTSQPEALLLLAAGPADHLLLQLYSGRLQVRLVLGQEELRLQTPAETLLSDSIPHTVVLTVVEGWATLSVDGFLNASSAVPGAPLEVPYGLFVGGTGTLGLPYLRGTSRPLRGCLHAATLNGRSLLRPLTPDVHEGCAEEFSASDDVALGFSGPHSLASFPAWGTQDEGTLEFTLTTQSRQAPLAFQAGGRRGDFIFVDIFEGHLRAVVEKGQGTVLLHNSVPVADGQPHEVSVHINAHRLEISVDQYPTHTSNRGVLSYLEPRGSLLLGGLDAEASRHLQEHRLGLTPEATNASLLGCMEDLSVNGQRRGLREALLTRNMAAGCRLEEEEYEDDAYGHYEAFSTLAPEAWPAMELPEPCVPEPGLPPVFANFTQLLTISPLVVAEGGTAWLEWRHVQPTLDLMEAELRKSQVLFSVTRGARHGELELDIPGAQARKMFTLLDVVNRKARFIHDGSEDTSDQLVLEVSVTARVSMPSCLRRGQTYLLPIQVNPVNDPPHIIFPHGSLMVILEHTQKPLGPEVFQAYDPDSTCEGLTFQVLGTSSGLPVERRDQPGEPATEFSCRELEAGSLVYVHRGGPAQDLTFRVSDGLQASPPATLKVVAIRPAIQIHRSTGLRLAQGSAMPILPANLSVETNAVGQDVSVLFRITGALQFGELQKQGAGGVEGAEWWATQAFHQRDVEQGRVRYLSTDPQHHTDDTMENLALEVQVGQEILSNLSFPVTIQRATVWMLRLEPLHTQNTQQETLTTAHLEATLEEAGPSPPTFHYEVVQAPRKGNLQLQGTRLSDGQGFTQDDIQAGRVTYGATARASEAVEDTFRFRVTAPPYFSPLYSFPIHIGGDPDAPVLTNVLLVVPEGGEGVLSADHLFVKSLNSASYLYEVMERPRHGRLAWLGTQDKTTMVTSFTNEDLLRGRLVYQHDDSETTEDDIPFVATRQGESSGDMAWEEVRGVFRVAIQPVNDHAPVQTISRIFHVARGGRRLLTTDDVAFSDADSGFADAQLVLTRKDLLFGSIVAVDEPTRPIYRFTQEDLRKRRVLFVHSGADRGWIQLQVSDGQHQATALLEVQASEPYLRVANGSSLVVPQGGQGTIDTAVLHLDTNLDIRSGDEVHYHITAGPRWGQLVRAGQPATAFSQQDLLDGAVLYSHNGSLSPRDTLAFSVEAGPVHTDATLQVTIALEGPLAPLKLVRHKKIYVFQGEAAEIRRDQLEAAQEAVPPADIVFSVKSPPSAGYLVMVSRGALADEPPSLDPVQSFSQEALDTGRVLYLHSRPEAWSDAFSLDVASGLGAPLEGVLVELEVLPAAIPLEAQNFSVPEGGSLTLAPPLLRVSGPYFPTLLGLSLQVLEPPQHGALQKEDGPQARTLSAFSWREVEEQLIRYVHDGSETLTDSFVLMANASEMDRQSHPVAFTVTVLPVNDQPPILTTNTGLQMWEGATAPIPVEALRSTDGDSGSEDLVYTIEQPSNGRVVLRGAPGTEVRSFTQAQLDGRLVLFSHRGTLDGGFRFRLSDGEHTSSGHFFRVMAQKQVLLSLEGSQTLTVCPGSVQPLSSQTLRASSSAGTDPQLLLYRVVRGPQLGRLFHAQQDSTGEALVNFTQAEVYAGNILYEHEMPPEPFWEAHDTLELQLSSPPARDVAATLAVAVSFEAACPQRPSHLWKNKGLWVPEGQRARITVAALDASNLLASVPSPQRPEHDVLFQVTQFPSRGQLLVSEEPLHAGQPHFLQSQLAAGQLVYAHGGGGTQQDGFHFRAHLQGPAGASVAGPQTSEAFAITVRDVNERPPQPQASVPLRLTRGSRAPISRAQLSVVDPDSAPGEIEYEVQRAPHNGFLSLVGGGLGPVTHFTQADVDSGRLAFVANGSSVAGIFQLSMSDGASPPLPMSLAVDILPSAIEVQLRAPLEVPQALGRSSLSQQQLRVVSDREEPEAAYRLIQGPQYGHLLVGGRPASAFSQLQIEQGDVVFAFTNFSSSHDHFRVLALARGVNASAVVNVTVRALLHVWAGGPWPQGATLRLDPTVLDAGELANRTGSVPRFRLLEGPRHGRVVRVPRARTEPGGSQLVEQFTQQDLEDGRLGLEVGRPEGRAPGPAGDSLTLELWAQGVPPAVASLDFATEPYNAARPYSVALLSVPEAARTEAGKPESSTPTGEPGPMASSPEPAVAKGGFLSFLEANMFSVIIPMCLVLLLLALILPLLFYLRKRNKTGKHDVQVLTAKPRNGLAGDTETFRKVEPGQAIPLTAVPGQGPPPGGQPDPELLQFCRTPNPALKNGQYWV